In Apis cerana isolate GH-2021 linkage group LG6, AcerK_1.0, whole genome shotgun sequence, the following are encoded in one genomic region:
- the LOC107993465 gene encoding uncharacterized protein LOC107993465: MGIKHLNMKVFAITILLALVATAYAGYISSGWSGGGGGWNGGGWSGGGGGGGWKYGGGGGGGGGGGKIIKVITVSGGGGGWPSGGGGGWAGGGGGWPSSGGGGWKGGWSGGGGGWSGGGGGGGWW, translated from the exons ATGGGCATCAAACACCTCAACATGAAG GTGTTCGCGATTACGATTCTTTTGGCGCTCGTAGCCACTGCCTATG CCGGTTACATAAGCAGCGGTTGGTCTGGTGGAGGTGGTGGCTGGAATGGAGGTGGCTGGTCcggtggcggtggtggtggtggctgGAAGTATGGAGGTGGTGGAGGTGGAGGCGGAGGTGGCGGAAAAATCATCAAAGTGATCACTGTTAGCGGTGGAGGCGGTGGATGGCCTAGTGGGGGTGGTGGTGGATGGGCTGGAGGTGGTGGCGGATGGCCGAGTAGTGGCGGTGGTGGATGGAAAGGAGGATGgagcggtggtggtggtggatgGAGCGGTGGTGGTGGGGGAGGCG gCTGGTGGTAA